CGATGGCCACAACGGCGATGGGCAGGTCCTGCGGATGGCCGACCCGGCCGGCCCAGAAATCGAAGTTGCGGTTTTCGACAGTGGTCCAGGGGGCAAAGGAGGTGACCATTGCAATCAGAACCAGGGCCGTCAGCAAGACGACCTGGATCAATGGGGTGGTGAGTATCCTTTTCAGCATGATCGCTTCTGTTTTTCTTCCGGACTGCCGTCGGAAACAAAAAACGATTCCATCACCTGTTTAAACGATTCTCCGCGCCAGGTGGAATCCGGGCGGGTATCGACGGAAGTCAGAATATCGCTGTGAACGAATGGAAGAAAGTCCGAAATGCCCGGCAAAACGACGCGCACCACGGGAAACTGGAGCACCGGGTGGGTGAGGTTCACAACGATAAAGTCGGTGTCAAGGCTCCGGCAGATCGCTTTGATGGCTTCGATTTCCGACAGGAGATCCTCGCTCTGGCTGTTCCTGAAGGCAACGGTCTCCCCTTCTTCGAGAAAGGAGATGTCCTTCTGGGAGATGCAGCACTTGAACAGCAGGTACAGGTTGGAAAGGCGCGAGCGATGGACCACCGGCCGGTCCAGATCGGGCCGGGGCATGGTCAGCGTGCCGCGGCCCTGCATGTATTCGGTCAGGCAGCGGCCCAGCGCCTCTTCCATATTGAAGGCAACGCCGGGCACTAGGATTTTGTGCTCCAGCCTTCCCGGCCGCAGGTTGTGATTGATGAAAAGCGCGCCAATGCTGGGAAAGCGGCCGCCCATGGAGAAGTCTTTCACGATGACCTCCACGTTCTGGCTTTCGTAAAAGGCCAGCATGGACGCCAGGCGGCCGTTGCCCAAAGTGGCCTTGTCGATGGTCGGCACCTGCTGCTCGGGTTTGATGATCTGGATCTGGGTGTGGCGTTCGAACACCTCGCAGGTGGCCTGG
This window of the uncultured Desulfosarcina sp. genome carries:
- a CDS encoding YcaO-like family protein — its product is MNLKNHVRNEFGKTDTPENTVRNIAAGFDRLNYDIRYMPVEVSDRIHWSQIGIDTIDLQCQGKGLTPALCRASAHAELAERFSGGLFFQAFEEKVRFNMPALYSRQVNRFLNFEWLDGYIDSHQDDLKAECLTVETLLRHQPHLSSVDIDRIKDSRMARHWVDGYSVVQDKTVKVPINFVTYINASNGMAAGNTLEEAIVQATCEVFERHTQIQIIKPEQQVPTIDKATLGNGRLASMLAFYESQNVEVIVKDFSMGGRFPSIGALFINHNLRPGRLEHKILVPGVAFNMEEALGRCLTEYMQGRGTLTMPRPDLDRPVVHRSRLSNLYLLFKCCISQKDISFLEEGETVAFRNSQSEDLLSEIEAIKAICRSLDTDFIVVNLTHPVLQFPVVRVVLPGISDFLPFVHSDILTSVDTRPDSTWRGESFKQVMESFFVSDGSPEEKQKRSC